From the Xenopus laevis strain J_2021 chromosome 7L, Xenopus_laevis_v10.1, whole genome shotgun sequence genome, the window GTTCCATGTGCTGGCTAGAAAATGCTTTGAATAtgggaattaaaacaaaaaacttccatttatttCAGTTAAAACTTTAGGCAACTTTTTGGGGGATGGGGACAAATCGGAACTCCTGCAAATCCCACCAGTCTGACTGCCTTGTGTAAAGgaatagactcaattataatggTTACGtctattttatttacaataaaatttcaaatttggaGTGTTGTATTATACAATAGAGACTTGGGCATGActtaacatgaaaaacatttagtACCGAGATTGAAAGCATAAACATTTGATTAACTTCCCATAAGTTATATTGACTTATTGATGTATAAAGTGAGAGCtaaccaacctttttttttttttttatctctgtgaACTTTGTCCTACAGTATTGTGGCTTGAATTTATTGGCTAATGTCTGTAAAGAAtatatgtggcttaatatattatagatattggatccgttatccagaaagttcttgGAAGCCCATCACCTATAAAcgccattttaataaaataattacattttgttttactctaataataaaacagtaccttgcacttgatctgAGCTAATGTATtaaaaatccttattggaagcaaaactatcctattgggtttttttaatgtttacatgattttctagtagacttaaggtatggagatctaaattacagaaatacctttTCTCTGGAAGaacccaggtcccatgcattctgaataactggtcccgtatattaatttatatttagtatttttcaCTAGTTGTTTATGGTAATGTGCCATTATCCTAAAggaattttattgcaaaaaatgaaaacttttgtAGCAGAAGTTGCTACTGAAACTGTCAGCAATTCCTACTTTTgggtgctgcagttttttttgttttttttagttctgaataaaaatatgcatttaattgtttcttttaattaaatatggGAAGCCTGAATTTAATTTTAAACTGACTCAATCTACAGAATCCTACAGTTGAAAAgtcttaatataataaaatatttaaaaaaaaatctttgaaaaaaatgtgaatctttTCAGATTTAACAAGCTGTTTTCTGCAGAGATGTTTTCTGAATCACTAATTTTTCTCACTGACTTACATTAACTTTCTATATTCAAATGATCACTGCTTTGTTAAAGCAAAGCAGTTTACCAGTGGCTTCATTTTTAGTCTGTGAatgtagtacagttatgggatccattatcgagaaagctctgaattacagaaaggctgtctcctatagactccattatatccaaataatccaaattttttaaaaattttcctttttctctctaataataaaacagtaccttgtacttgatccaaactgagagataattaatccttattggaagcaaaacaagtctattggggttatttacttaattatttacataattttctagtagacttaaggtatgaagatccaaattgcggaaagatttgttatccggaaaacaccaagTCTCGTGCATTTTGGTTattgggtcccatacctgtatatatcacaGCAGGGTGTGTAGTACcttattaaaacatttgtgtgaatttaaatggATTAAAGGATGTAGATACTTTGTcatcttaaataaaataaaaaaacgtgtaaatgcctgtaaaaagGATTTTGTACTACTGATGGTAAAACAATTACTGCAACCAAATGCAGATTAGTGTATTTTATGAGCCAATAGTTTCTCTACAAGTGCATGGGTTCGGCGGAAATTcatgaaatagcaaaaaaaaaaacaaaatgcattggtctatgggcaaaaaaacctgtttttgatgcattgacacatttatctgacgcacaacaattttttttcacccgcaggagtctatgggtgttatttttgggccaaaatattttgcttatcactatttGTGATCATAAAAACGCTAAGCCATTATTctctttctattcttttttttctccatggaAATGCGATCAATCAGTAAAAATATAACCTGAAGTAAAAAGCTAGGCCCACCATATAGGCGGTAAAGATCCTATTGGTCCTACAAGTTGATCATTTCATGAAAGTCAAGGCTTTTCAAAGAATACAAATTGTTCTTAAAACATCAAGGGGATGTTTATGGGCCTTGCAGCCACATGAAAGCATGACCTGCATTCcagcaaaaatacatttgctatATTGTACAGATTAAAGAACTCCTGGGCGTGCACCTAGGATAAGCTAATATGGAATGTGCTactaaagaaaaacaagaaaactcTGCAGAATGAGAATCAAAGTGCATCATCCCTAGACTCCTTTTCCGTCaatgcaagtgccttttttttttttaaaggtttttcttttaaCTAATTTGTGAAAGTAATACTGGAACTGTATttcagtttacatttttaaataacttttaatcTCCCCGAAATTGTATAAACCTCATTGTAATTATTTTGAGATGTTTGCTACatactgattttttttggggggggaaaatTTGGTTATTTATGTGCTGACCAATTGTTCCTGGAAGAATATCTTTCACTTAAACCTGTGAAATCACTAAACTAGATGGCAGGTGTATTTCTTTCCAACCTTATTTGATATTGAGGTATatattgttggtaaaaaaaagtgcacatttttataatttttttcccccagaagaATTCAGCAAATGGCACTCATTTGTTTTCATGGAAATGGCGGGTGGCAAGTGAATATTGACCCACCAGCCTTAGCTGCGAGTTTTTCAGCCACTGTTCAACTAATTTTCtgttaaacattaatgaaaaatgttaatttttctgGACCACCTTCTATCCAGtttgtactttttgtttttaatattcttGCCATCTTCGTTCTCACTTAAAAACAGTGGTTAATGTCTGTTTCACACATGTCCAAACATCATctgcattttatataaatgtatttgctaaagTTAAGAAACTAACTTTCTTGCTGAAGTTGCCTACCATGTGGACTTCAATATATcaggtttttttagttaaataGTTTGCCAGATATTTTCATGGAAGGGGTAAAGTTGCTTTCTGCAGAGGCCTAGCACTGAGCTCTTTTAGCCAGATGCCTGGAGACAGTTGAAAAGTACAACGGCAAGGGGAGGGGGTACATCGAAGCAGGAACACATTCTGGAGATGAAGTGCCCGGGGAACAGGAAGGAGAGAGGTATCTATAGTAAATTTACAGTAGCAGACAGGTGCAGGGAGGCCACAGAGGCACAGATAAAATTTAATGAAACTATTACTCAGTTGTACAAAACCAAATGAACCGACTTAATACAGCAAATGTGGCTGGGGCTCAAAGGTTTTACAATTCTTTCTTGCTTAGCTATGTTGATAACTTCCTGTATACATATTAGCTGATGGAATTCATTAAGTACTGTATGGTTGAGCTCACAGGGGTGTAATCTCATTAGCACAGCATGATTTTTGCAGGAATTGAAGTACTTACAATTTGTATATGGTATACTAATGCATGCAAACTAAGAAACGCACACAGGAAATATTTAATACGTTTTTGTTTTTGAAGATGGGtagattattttaaattttaactatACATGGATAATGAATTTGCATCAACCGGATCACCTGTTAGATGGGGTTCAATGACCTAGCTTTAACTTTGTCAGGTGAAcactggtgtgtttttttttttttttatcagccttatttctttataaataggGATCCCTTTGGAGAATTTATTATATATGTCCACCTTTTATATACCTTGCTATATACTTTGTTTTACTCCTAAACTTTTCTAATAGACTTATAAATACGAAAcgtaagtgaaaataaaaaagaggCAACCTCCTAACTTGGGGgcatattgttgctttttatttattaataattgctTTGTCTTTTGTTTATTTACGGTCTGCAGCCTCTAAACTCCCCACACTTTTTCCTTTTTGACaaaatctgtttattcttttaGGTTCTGCATATTCCATATGTTGTAGCAATTTATGACAAGAAAAAGTGCCATTCACTGAGTGAGGTGAGATATTAATTTGGGCTtacacaaattaaatattttatactatAAGCTTAGTTTTAATTATCCGTCCATATATTTGTAACTGACAGCATATTGGTTTAATAGAGTGATATATGATTCCATGATAGTGCTCCAAGAAAATCTGTCTCTTCGTATTTGAAACTGCCAGTGATAATTGTCCTTTTAGGAAAGCCTCTAGTTACCTATAGGGGCTTCATTCTTACATAATTGGAATATTTGTGAGactgagaaaaatgttgataATATTTCTGCAGCTGTGGCATGTTAATTGACctcaaggtgcagagagagggaACTTTTGCAGAGTATGCATGCTCGGATTGAATGCACTGATTGCTTCCTTTAGTAAATGCTAGAATGCAgaggttattaaaggagaactgtaaCACATTGGCGCAATAACATGTTTGCAGCAGGGGAAAATGCTGACTGAGGaaacacttttatatttaaagctgtttatatttgaaaatgttgTAAGCAAtcttgtattttcctttttatatatgtatttttctctttCACATAGGCTAACTAAAGTAACACTTCACGCTGGTGGATCCTCTCTATCGCTGATTTCATCTTAATTTACATGATGAAATCACCAAATAAGGACTTGCCTGTGGAAACTGAGGAATCAGGTCCCGCTAAAGAGGATTTGTGGGATTTTGCCGAACATGATTCCGATACCAATGACCCAAGCTCCCTGTCATCATTTTCTGTAAATGAAAGCGTTTTACATGATGTTGATGAAGATCCAGAAAATGCATTAGACACAGCTGGTAATGAAACTACTTTGAATGAAAAGGGAGAAAACTCTCAAAACGCCTCATGCAAAAAGCAGACTGCAAGAAAGTCATTCTGGAGAGGAACCATAAGTAATTTAGACAGTTCCGCAGATCTTAAAGCTGTCATTAAATCAGAACCTCAACTGGATGACGATGTAGCAAATATATCCGCAAaggttttacatttcttttgccaaaaatgtaacaaCGGTATAAGATACAGTCCCAATGACCTTCAAAAACACTTTCTCATTATGCATAATGGGGAATCGCCCTTATATCCTTGTGAAATGTGTAACTTTTCTGCTAATGATTTTCAGACATTCAAACAACATCGAAAGACTCATCGAAGTGCTTTAGTGAAATGTGAGCTCTGCAATAATGACTATTTATATACTTTGCTGGCTTTGACAAAGCACTTTACAGTTATGCATTGTAATAATGGCCACTTTAACTGCTCAAAATGCAAGTTTTCTACCAGAGACGTTGGCACGTTTGTTCAGCACATTCACAGACATAATGGAATTGAGTATGCTTGTCAAAAATGTAACCATATTAGCTTCTCAAAAACAGAGTTTCAAAAACATCTTCAGGGCCACAGTGCACTATTTCCATTTAGTTGTCAGTACTGCAACTACAGTGCAATGAGGAAGGACTTtattgtaaaacatgtttttgccaGGCACAGAGAACAAATTCATACAAAAGATGAACTTTTGCAGGAAAGTTGTGATAGACAAATGGAGACTTCTGCTGGCCAAAAACTTGTATTGCAAAGGTACCAACCCGATGTTTCAGATAAGGGTTtatggagaaaagaagaaaacagtGGTGAAATAGAgaatgatgaagatgatgatcaGGGTACAAGTGGGTTGCAATATAATTCCATGGATAAAAGCCACACCACGGGTGCCCTTTCAACCTATAATATGGATAAAACGATGCAAGATGGCATATCTTCTGTGACAACTATAAAATGCAACAATGAAGAAATGAACTCCAATGTCTTAAAAAATGCAGTTCATGGCCCAACTGTGCTAATGGTAAAGAAcaataaaattaatgttccagCTAATTACAGTGCAACATTCATGGGTTACAAGATGGtgaatggaaaacaaaatattgtaaTCAAACTGCTACCTTCAAATAAACAATCGGGAGCAGCACTACAGTCACCACCtccaacactgggcaatttgACTCCTCAAGGCCATGGTCTGAGGCCATTTGAGGTGTCCTCAAATGGTGTTGACAAAAGACCTGCACCATCATTTAAACCTAATATATCATGCCCTACATCTGTTGCTTCTTTGCAAAGAATGAGTGTTCCATTCAGGCCCAGAACTGAATCACATCCTATCAGACATGCCGCACCAAACCTTATCAGACAGGGGACTGCTGCCAGCCAAGCTTTTTTGCAAAGCCTTCGGAAAGATTTAGTATGTGGTAGTAGTAGTAATCCTAACTCTTCTTTTGGTACTGACCGTGTAAGCAACATTAAAGAAGAGCCTGAAGAATACAGTATTCATGAACAACAACATATGCAAACGGAACGGAATCATGGCTATGGGTTTGCTGCGGGGCCAATGCATCAGGGTAGAATGTCAAACTCCTCAAATCTAAATCCTAACATGCAACATTTGCCAAGACATCGGCACAGCAGTGATAGTGGGTTAGCACTGTCCAAAACATTATACACTAAAAATAACGAAATTAGAAACTCAGTATTGCATACATTAGCAGCTAGCCGAACTGGTGGATTGAACTTTACAAACACTAACATCAAGCCTCAAAATTACTATTTAAGTGGAAATTTACACATGCGTGACAAGCCAGCAACtgtattggaaaaaaataataaatctgacaaTATCTCATTTATGCCAAGAATTACATCTGTGTTCTCATTGCAAAATAGAGCTCCAGCATCTACATCATTTGTGAAAAGTACTTACCTTCATAACATGCTGCaggaaaataaagcattatacGACAGACTCTGTGCATCTAAAAATCCCCTTGCTGGTAGCAGTACATCAACATCTGCTAGGTTACCTAATGTAGCTTCACGATTTGACCCTCGCCTAATAAGTGCTGACCATGTATTGAaaggttctgcttcctcttttAGGCAAGGACAACCATCTTCTCCATTAGACATCAAGACATCACACCCCTCAAGAGTTGGGGATCTACTCAAAGCACATTCAGATGCAATTGTGAATCAGCAActggcaaaagaaaaaatgctggGAATAGCACGGCCAGCTGGCAGCTCACCTGCTTACAGAGTTGTTAAAACTCCACAGAATGCAGGCTATCCTCATTCAAACACTGTCTTATTACCATCAACTTCAAATGCATTGCTCCTTCCAAATTTGCCAACCCATCAGAGTGGCTTGAAAATGACTGCAAGTCAACCTACCCCTCAAAGTAACACTTGTATTAACCCCAATACCCCAGTAAATGCAAAATCTAAAATGGTATTAACATTAACCAATGGACCATTTGGAACGATTAGAAATGTGTCCAATGGAAATCCTCAGACCATGGCTTCTCCTGTTGCTACTGCAGGAAATAACCAAGGAAAATTGCCACTTCCTAGACTGCAGCGTCCTGCTGCGCCATATTTGTTGAATGCAGAATTAAAAGACATTGGAACTACTGTAAATAACCTTCCTGGTAAAATCATTTCTGGTTCTGCTCCAGCAAATAAACTtcccattaatttgaatttacttcAGTATCGCATAAATTCAAATTCTTCAATAGGGAAAACTGGGAATGTGGAATCTGTTAAAAATCCAGAGGCTGGTCAAAAGCAACCTGTTTATGCTTTGTTGCCTGATGGCAAACAAGCCGTCTTATTAAACTATGTTTTACCAAAATCCGCTCCGACCAAGCCATCAAAGACTTTTGCGAACTTCCCGCCCCGAAATATCCAACcaaagaaaatggaagaagcaAAAGAAACCTCATTTGTTACCAGTAACGGCAAAAGTAATTCATTAGTGAAAGTTAAAATTGAGGATACCAGTGCTGAAAACCCCACATTTCCAGAGAACAACTATGCTGCTAGCAGTACTTCTCATCAGGGTATCTCTGAACACTCCCACTGGTCTCTGAGGCCAAGACCAAATTTTGCTTTAATTAAGGATCATTTGTATTCCACAAACAGTCAACAGATGCTTTTGCAACCCTGTGCAGCAGATACATTAAAGTGCAAGCCAAGCATTGCAAACACATGGAACACCAGAAACAGATCATTGAAAAGAAAAGCATCTGATTCTAGCAGTTGCACCGCAGACTTCGATATCAAAAATAAGGTTGCCAAGAAAAAATCAGTTGATGATGTTGCGGAGCTGCCACGAAAGAAAATGTTGCATAGAAAATGTAAAGAGAAAGTGTATTACACAAGTGATGTTGTAATAGACATTCCTACTACACCAAGACCACCTAAAGATATTGTGCGGACATTGAGATTGTATCCTTTCAGTGCCGGCCAAGTGGTGACGTACCCTCAACAGAATCAGCCTGTTGTTGTGCTGAATCACCCTGATGCAGATATTCCTGAAGTAGTAAATGTAATGAGAACAGTCTCAAAATTCAGCAGTCACATTTTAACAGTGACATTGTCAAAAAGGACACTTGAGGCTTTTCTTGATTCAAAGTTAAACAGTACTGCAGAAGCAATTTCTGATGGGCTAACCGGAAAACGTAGCAGGAGATCAAAGCCTATAAGCCCAGAAAAAGAACGTTTTGTGCTCAAGTTGACATTAAAGAAAACCAGTAAAAACAATTATAAGATTGTAAAAAACACATCtgaaaatcaaaacaaaacaaaattccaTTGCTGGTTTTGTGGTAGGATATTTGACAATCAGGATGAATGGGTTGGTCATGGGCAAAGGCACCTAATGGAGGCAACAAAAGACTGGAACACtctattttaatcatttttctgTCATTGATCATGGGATGTTTTAAACAGGATCaggaatatattttgtttctcaaTGGCAGCACCTATCCCCTAGCTGATACTGGGTGGTGGTGTTATGGAAACATTTCATGttatattcaggtttttttcctctttgtcatagtctgaaaatatttttttatttagtttttttttttaaataaacgtaACCTatgtgactgcaatatcaaaatTCAAACAATGTGTGTGTGCTTGGTTTCTACTCTAGGGTAGTGGTTCATTTGGAAAATAACTGGAATTTGCAGACTTTGCCTGTGGTGGAATGTCCTAATTTTACAGTAAAATGATGCTGCCCTTTTCTATAATTGGCAGGTATTTTTACAGTCAGGGACAACATATGGAAATGTACAGAAATTGTCAATACAAAACCTTTTATACATAATTGTATTCTCACATAAGTTGATATTTTTCATGCTGTATAGCATTTTCTTCACTTACCGAAGAGGTTTAGATAGCATTATACCCCATCCAGTTCTATAGGTGTTAAGTATGGGTATTATCATtctactttttttctctttatacaaaaaagtttaaataaacaacatattaacatttattttgtcacttgtaaatacaaagaaaaagcatgATTGTGAATATTTCAagattatgcattatatatagcTTTTTCCATGAATATTAAAAGTGTTACATCGTGAATAGTTGTGTACACATCTTCTTTCACATCACAATAACCAATCACCAAACTATTGCCATGTAAATTTTCATCTTTAAGATATGCTAACATAACTTTatgcacttattttttttaaatcatatgtaatgtttttattctcagaaaatgtaaataatttaacagtaccttatttatttttctggtgtACGATACATGATGCAAGTGCTTGACTAAATTCACTATGACTTCATATGTGAGTCTCTTGGCCTACCattattaaggtggccattcatTTACAAATTTGGAACAGTTTGATCAGCTTTAGCTTTATGCCTGTGTAGCCTTCTCTGTGGTCCCACTTAGCTCTGTACAGtcctatatttgttttgttttgccaataCCATGTCTTAGGGGTGATGAGGAAAGGTAGGCTATAAGTGTGTTTAATCCCTAATGAATGGTCCATGTTGATGATCAAAGCTGATATTGTCTAACCATTTGGCCCAATAtctcagtagtagtagtaggaggaggaggaggatgagtaGGTATGTCCTTTTTGCTACTTTTAGAACTTGGCAACTAGGAACCACTCCACACCGGAGTCAAGCTGATGGATGCCCTTTAGTCATAAAAAAATAGGccttaaagatatatatatatatatatatatatatatatatatatatatatatatatatatatatatatatatatatatatatatatatatatatatatatatatatatatatatatatataataatataatttttttttttattgtgaaccATACCTACcagataacattttattttaaatgcacagTAGCTGAATGTTAATCATAGCTGCCAAAACGGTGGTGCATAGATAATTGCTATCTGGCTACATAAGTGGATTTGCCTCAATGATCATTTCAAAAGGTAACAAAGACATTTTCCCCATGAGATCCAGATatcaaaacatattttattaacatttgggatcacttttttttttttttgatagataaaaattgctgcaaaagaaaaaatgttttttcctcttGAGTTTTATTGACAATAGGGGGTGTATCTGTATAATTCAAGCAAACTGATGTTCTAGGTTcttggttttttctttttttaatttttaaaaatagctaACCTCAAACGCATCAATTTCCGTGGCTGTCGgcgttgttcgggaccggaaaattGCTACAATTAGGCATGCGCCAATAGTCCGCTTACATACTGAAGACTCCCAAAGATGGCTCcaatgagctccactgcgctgactctgcattgaAGGGTAATTAAAAAACTTAGGGGCAtgtacaggtattaacacctgtgtgtgtgtgtgtgtggggggatcagggagggggactatagggtgtaggggttttcattagtttgggggtttagttctcctttaatggtatgTTTTGAAATCTGGTTCTCAAAGGCACATAAGTTAGGCATACTAGAGTCTTTGTATACTACAAAAAACTAGAACTGATTTCTGCTGAAGGTGAACTAACCCCAGACTCCGGTTAGGACTTGGCTTGCATGCCTGAGTGTTCTAGCTGCGTGGGGTATGTACCATTAAGAAGAACGAGTTCTGAGCGTTTATTTTTGCTGTGAAACCATAATTTCAAATTTGTGGTTATTTGCAGAATACAGTGTGCCATTAAATTCTTGCTCATGCCCCTGTAAATTTTCCTTTCTGCTATACCCTGGTATCAGTATTAGCATTATGGTAATCCTTCCTTAGTGCAACGTTACTGAATGGGGCAATCTGCTTTTGTAGGGATTTGATCC encodes:
- the znf518a.L gene encoding zinc finger protein 518A gives rise to the protein MMKSPNKDLPVETEESGPAKEDLWDFAEHDSDTNDPSSLSSFSVNESVLHDVDEDPENALDTAGNETTLNEKGENSQNASCKKQTARKSFWRGTISNLDSSADLKAVIKSEPQLDDDVANISAKVLHFFCQKCNNGIRYSPNDLQKHFLIMHNGESPLYPCEMCNFSANDFQTFKQHRKTHRSALVKCELCNNDYLYTLLALTKHFTVMHCNNGHFNCSKCKFSTRDVGTFVQHIHRHNGIEYACQKCNHISFSKTEFQKHLQGHSALFPFSCQYCNYSAMRKDFIVKHVFARHREQIHTKDELLQESCDRQMETSAGQKLVLQRYQPDVSDKGLWRKEENSGEIENDEDDDQGTSGLQYNSMDKSHTTGALSTYNMDKTMQDGISSVTTIKCNNEEMNSNVLKNAVHGPTVLMVKNNKINVPANYSATFMGYKMVNGKQNIVIKLLPSNKQSGAALQSPPPTLGNLTPQGHGLRPFEVSSNGVDKRPAPSFKPNISCPTSVASLQRMSVPFRPRTESHPIRHAAPNLIRQGTAASQAFLQSLRKDLVCGSSSNPNSSFGTDRVSNIKEEPEEYSIHEQQHMQTERNHGYGFAAGPMHQGRMSNSSNLNPNMQHLPRHRHSSDSGLALSKTLYTKNNEIRNSVLHTLAASRTGGLNFTNTNIKPQNYYLSGNLHMRDKPATVLEKNNKSDNISFMPRITSVFSLQNRAPASTSFVKSTYLHNMLQENKALYDRLCASKNPLAGSSTSTSARLPNVASRFDPRLISADHVLKGSASSFRQGQPSSPLDIKTSHPSRVGDLLKAHSDAIVNQQLAKEKMLGIARPAGSSPAYRVVKTPQNAGYPHSNTVLLPSTSNALLLPNLPTHQSGLKMTASQPTPQSNTCINPNTPVNAKSKMVLTLTNGPFGTIRNVSNGNPQTMASPVATAGNNQGKLPLPRLQRPAAPYLLNAELKDIGTTVNNLPGKIISGSAPANKLPINLNLLQYRINSNSSIGKTGNVESVKNPEAGQKQPVYALLPDGKQAVLLNYVLPKSAPTKPSKTFANFPPRNIQPKKMEEAKETSFVTSNGKSNSLVKVKIEDTSAENPTFPENNYAASSTSHQGISEHSHWSLRPRPNFALIKDHLYSTNSQQMLLQPCAADTLKCKPSIANTWNTRNRSLKRKASDSSSCTADFDIKNKVAKKKSVDDVAELPRKKMLHRKCKEKVYYTSDVVIDIPTTPRPPKDIVRTLRLYPFSAGQVVTYPQQNQPVVVLNHPDADIPEVVNVMRTVSKFSSHILTVTLSKRTLEAFLDSKLNSTAEAISDGLTGKRSRRSKPISPEKERFVLKLTLKKTSKNNYKIVKNTSENQNKTKFHCWFCGRIFDNQDEWVGHGQRHLMEATKDWNTLF